A region of Pseudarthrobacter sp. NIBRBAC000502770 DNA encodes the following proteins:
- a CDS encoding MFS transporter, with translation MNFALYRELLAVRPIRRLLLVGMVARIPHSAAGVLLTLHIVLTLGQGYAAAGAAAAVMTIGIALGAPWRGRRVDTAGLRTALIPSVISETVIWSVVPHVSYQWLLPLVFVGGLLTLPIFSVVRQSLGVLAEGEQRRTAFALDAITTEVVFMIGPAAGAVVATSGFTTAGLTVVGVSTSLAGLFLMWFNPPTRSEGLSLECAADEQHAAEAAVVSTAPGHVQEAAAELAPAGAATSAAQGLRGRLAGGFSWFTATVAALFAVAAGAGMVLSGTDVGIVAALEIDGHQSEIGIVFVFWCAASVVGGLVYGAMHRPIPPIFLLLGMAALTLPMAFAHDTWTLAFVSVLPGLLCAPVLSAASEKVAELVPEERRGEAMGWYGSALTAGVAFGSPLAGVFIDVMGPSGGFVSVGAAGVVLCVVGLALQQRRRRPAPGSPGQPL, from the coding sequence GTGAATTTCGCTCTCTACCGGGAGTTGCTTGCCGTCCGGCCCATCCGCCGGCTGCTGCTGGTGGGCATGGTTGCCCGGATCCCGCACTCAGCCGCCGGTGTTCTGCTCACCCTGCACATCGTCCTTACCCTGGGCCAGGGCTATGCCGCCGCCGGTGCCGCCGCGGCTGTCATGACCATCGGCATTGCGTTGGGTGCGCCATGGCGTGGCAGGCGCGTGGACACGGCGGGGCTCCGGACCGCGCTCATCCCATCGGTGATCTCGGAGACGGTGATCTGGTCGGTGGTGCCGCACGTGTCCTACCAGTGGCTCCTTCCGCTGGTCTTCGTCGGCGGCCTGCTCACGCTCCCCATCTTCAGCGTGGTCCGGCAATCCCTGGGCGTCCTGGCGGAGGGCGAGCAGCGCCGCACCGCGTTTGCCCTCGACGCCATCACTACGGAGGTGGTCTTCATGATCGGCCCGGCGGCCGGCGCCGTGGTGGCCACCAGCGGCTTCACCACCGCAGGGCTAACGGTGGTGGGCGTTTCAACATCGCTGGCCGGCCTGTTCCTTATGTGGTTCAACCCGCCCACCCGCAGCGAAGGACTGAGCCTGGAGTGCGCGGCGGATGAGCAGCATGCCGCCGAGGCCGCGGTGGTGTCCACGGCCCCGGGGCATGTGCAGGAAGCCGCCGCGGAACTGGCGCCCGCCGGGGCGGCCACCAGCGCCGCGCAGGGCCTCAGGGGAAGACTGGCGGGCGGCTTTTCCTGGTTCACCGCAACAGTCGCGGCCCTCTTCGCCGTTGCCGCGGGCGCCGGAATGGTCCTCAGCGGCACCGACGTCGGCATTGTGGCCGCGCTGGAAATCGACGGCCACCAGAGCGAGATCGGGATCGTCTTCGTCTTCTGGTGCGCGGCTTCGGTGGTGGGCGGTTTGGTCTACGGGGCCATGCACCGGCCCATTCCGCCGATCTTCCTGCTGCTCGGCATGGCCGCGCTGACCCTGCCCATGGCCTTCGCCCACGACACCTGGACGCTTGCCTTTGTCTCCGTCCTGCCAGGGCTGCTGTGCGCCCCTGTGCTGTCCGCGGCCTCCGAAAAGGTCGCGGAGCTGGTCCCGGAGGAGCGGCGGGGGGAGGCAATGGGCTGGTACGGCTCCGCGTTGACCGCCGGAGTTGCGTTCGGTTCGCCGCTGGCCGGGGTCTTCATCGACGTCATGGGCCCTTCCGGCGGTTTCGTCTCCGTCGGAGCCGCCGGCGTGGTGCTCTGCGTCGTCGGGCTCGCGCTTCAGCAGCGGCGCCGCAGGCCGGCCCCTGGGTCTCCCGGCCAGCCGCTTTAA
- a CDS encoding DUF1844 domain-containing protein → MSTPDSNSYVFEPGDAGADVSQQIRDISEVPAIEVITTAAVHLMSAAAVKLGLAEEDNAAELKDLDEARKLITALAGLVTAAAPEIGSQHAGPLRDGLRSLQLAFREESLIPDAPGKGPGEKYTGAVN, encoded by the coding sequence ATGAGCACCCCAGACAGTAATTCATACGTCTTCGAGCCCGGCGACGCAGGCGCAGACGTCTCACAACAGATCCGCGACATCTCCGAAGTTCCCGCCATCGAGGTCATCACCACGGCGGCCGTGCACCTGATGAGCGCCGCAGCGGTGAAGCTTGGCCTGGCCGAAGAGGACAACGCAGCCGAACTCAAGGACCTCGACGAGGCCCGGAAGCTGATCACCGCACTGGCCGGCCTCGTGACCGCGGCCGCCCCGGAAATCGGGTCCCAGCACGCCGGACCCTTGCGCGACGGCCTGCGGTCCCTGCAGTTGGCCTTCCGCGAAGAGTCGCTGATTCCGGATGCACCGGGCAAGGGTCCGGGCGAAAAGTACACCGGGGCAGTCAACTAA
- the infC gene encoding translation initiation factor IF-3 has protein sequence MRLVGPAGEQVGIVRIEDALRLAAESDLDLVEVAPQAKPPVCKLMDFGKYKYEAAVKAREARKNQTNTVLKEIRFRLKIDTHDYETKRGHALRFLGAGDKVKAMIQFRGREQQRPEMGIRLLQRFADDVAEVGVVESSPRIDGRNMVMVVGPLKNKAEAKAEARRATQRAEAKAQNEAKAAGRVDTSGQDQTPMTQSLADLLPEGFTVSTEPEAPAADNAPAEAPAAAPEQDAPKQEAPKAQAPKQEAPKAPAPKQEAPKAAAPKAAAPKAAAPAPKPAAAAKPEAAAPKPAGVPAPPKPVARPAAPKPAARPAPKAVPKPAGKKTN, from the coding sequence GTGCGGCTGGTCGGCCCTGCAGGTGAACAGGTAGGAATCGTCCGTATTGAGGATGCCCTGCGCCTGGCTGCCGAGTCCGACCTTGATCTCGTTGAAGTTGCACCTCAGGCGAAGCCTCCGGTGTGCAAGCTGATGGACTTCGGCAAGTACAAGTACGAGGCCGCGGTCAAGGCACGTGAGGCCCGGAAGAACCAGACGAACACCGTTCTGAAGGAAATCCGCTTCCGCCTGAAGATCGACACCCACGATTACGAGACCAAGCGCGGCCACGCCCTGCGCTTCCTCGGTGCCGGGGACAAGGTCAAGGCCATGATCCAGTTCCGTGGCCGTGAGCAGCAGCGTCCGGAGATGGGCATCCGCCTGCTCCAGCGCTTCGCGGACGACGTCGCCGAAGTCGGCGTGGTGGAGTCCAGCCCCCGCATCGACGGCCGCAACATGGTCATGGTGGTTGGCCCGCTGAAGAACAAGGCTGAGGCCAAGGCGGAGGCACGCCGGGCAACCCAGCGCGCCGAGGCCAAGGCCCAGAACGAAGCCAAGGCTGCAGGACGCGTTGACACCTCCGGCCAGGACCAGACCCCCATGACGCAGTCACTGGCGGACCTCCTGCCGGAAGGCTTCACCGTGTCCACCGAGCCGGAGGCACCTGCCGCCGACAACGCTCCGGCCGAAGCGCCTGCTGCCGCTCCTGAGCAGGACGCTCCGAAGCAGGAAGCGCCCAAGGCCCAGGCTCCGAAGCAGGAGGCCCCCAAGGCTCCGGCTCCGAAGCAGGAAGCGCCGAAGGCTGCTGCACCCAAGGCTGCTGCACCGAAGGCCGCCGCGCCGGCGCCCAAGCCTGCAGCTGCCGCCAAGCCGGAAGCGGCTGCGCCGAAGCCGGCCGGTGTGCCTGCGCCGCCCAAGCCGGTGGCCAGGCCTGCTGCACCGAAGCCTGCTGCACGTCCTGCCCCCAAGGCAGTGCCGAAGCCGGCCGGTAAGAAGACCAACTAG
- the rpmI gene encoding 50S ribosomal protein L35, protein MPKMKTHSGAKKRFKLTGSGKLRRQQANRRHYLEHKSSRLTRRLAGDKIVFKGDAKVIRKMLGI, encoded by the coding sequence ATGCCGAAGATGAAGACCCACAGTGGTGCTAAGAAGCGCTTCAAGCTGACCGGCAGCGGCAAGCTGCGCCGCCAGCAGGCCAACCGCCGCCACTACCTGGAGCACAAGTCCAGCCGCCTGACCCGCCGCCTTGCCGGCGACAAGATCGTCTTCAAGGGCGACGCCAAGGTCATCCGGAAGATGCTCGGCATCTAG
- the rplT gene encoding 50S ribosomal protein L20: MARVKRAVNAHKKRRVVLERAKGYRGQRSRLYRKAKEQLLHSFVYSYGDRKKKKGDFRRLWIQRINAASRANGLTYNRLIQGLKAAEVEVDRRMLAELAVSDANAFAALVQVAKDSLPADTSAKKVAAA; encoded by the coding sequence GTGGCACGTGTGAAGAGGGCGGTCAACGCCCATAAGAAGCGCCGGGTTGTTCTTGAACGGGCGAAGGGTTACCGCGGACAGCGTTCGCGCCTGTACCGCAAGGCCAAAGAGCAGCTGCTGCACTCGTTTGTGTACAGCTACGGTGACCGCAAGAAGAAGAAGGGCGACTTCCGCCGCCTGTGGATCCAGCGCATCAACGCTGCGTCCCGCGCCAATGGCCTCACCTACAACCGCCTCATCCAGGGCCTGAAGGCCGCCGAGGTTGAGGTTGACCGCCGCATGCTGGCCGAGCTTGCCGTCTCCGACGCCAACGCTTTCGCCGCACTGGTCCAGGTGGCCAAGGACTCCCTGCCGGCAGACACCTCCGCCAAGAAGGTTGCCGCAGCCTAG
- a CDS encoding RNA methyltransferase, with protein MNESGRPQDLPLSNPRADRVRDVAKLAGRPARLKRGQFLAEGPQAVREALKLHQQRLAAGAPGVVTEVFASESCLDRFPEFEELAEGTNARLATDEVLAAMADTVNPQGIVAVCRFVDVALADVLDAGPRLIAVLCQVRDPGNAGTVLRAADSAGADAVIFTASSVDIYNPKAVRSTAGSLFHLPVVLAADPAELAAACKARGIGVLAADGYGQLDLDVLQDENARRRLTGAGPGSDYDLAAPTAWFFGNEAQGLSEAELELADHRVAVPVYGAAESLNLGTAATVCLYASARSQRRPAPLAQDHNG; from the coding sequence ATGAACGAATCCGGGCGCCCGCAAGATCTTCCACTGTCCAACCCCCGAGCCGATCGGGTCAGGGACGTGGCAAAGCTTGCAGGGCGCCCGGCCCGTTTAAAGCGCGGCCAGTTCCTTGCGGAGGGGCCGCAGGCTGTCCGGGAAGCCCTCAAGCTCCACCAGCAGCGCCTCGCGGCGGGAGCGCCCGGAGTGGTCACCGAGGTCTTCGCCAGCGAAAGCTGCCTGGACCGCTTCCCCGAATTCGAAGAGCTCGCCGAAGGCACCAACGCCCGGCTGGCCACCGACGAGGTCCTGGCAGCCATGGCGGACACCGTCAACCCGCAGGGAATCGTGGCCGTCTGCAGGTTCGTGGACGTTGCCTTGGCGGACGTGCTCGACGCCGGCCCGCGCCTGATTGCCGTGCTGTGCCAGGTCCGGGACCCGGGAAACGCAGGCACCGTGCTGCGTGCGGCCGATTCGGCGGGCGCGGACGCCGTCATCTTCACAGCGTCCAGCGTTGATATCTACAACCCCAAGGCTGTCCGCTCCACCGCGGGGTCGCTGTTCCATCTGCCGGTCGTCCTGGCCGCAGATCCCGCGGAACTTGCTGCCGCCTGCAAGGCCCGGGGCATCGGTGTCCTCGCTGCCGACGGTTACGGGCAGCTGGACCTCGATGTCCTGCAGGACGAGAACGCCCGCCGCAGGCTCACCGGAGCCGGCCCCGGATCTGATTACGACCTCGCTGCACCTACCGCCTGGTTCTTTGGGAACGAGGCCCAGGGGCTCTCCGAGGCGGAGCTTGAACTGGCAGACCACCGGGTTGCGGTTCCGGTGTACGGTGCGGCCGAAAGCCTCAATCTTGGGACCGCAGCCACCGTGTGCCTCTACGCCAGCGCCCGATCCCAGCGCCGCCCCGCCCCGCTCGCCCAGGACCACAACGGCTAG
- a CDS encoding GlsB/YeaQ/YmgE family stress response membrane protein has protein sequence MGFLAWIILGLIVGAIVKAVMPGRVGGGWVTSLILGVVGAIVGGWIGSLLFNKGDLAFFDLGTWILAIVGGLVVAGIYGAVTGRGKATRAP, from the coding sequence ATGGGTTTTCTTGCTTGGATTATCCTGGGCCTGATTGTCGGGGCCATCGTTAAGGCCGTTATGCCCGGACGGGTCGGCGGCGGCTGGGTCACCAGCCTCATCCTGGGTGTCGTTGGAGCCATCGTTGGCGGCTGGATTGGCAGCCTCCTGTTCAACAAGGGCGATCTTGCCTTCTTCGACCTCGGCACCTGGATTCTCGCTATTGTTGGCGGCCTGGTTGTCGCCGGCATCTACGGAGCCGTCACCGGACGCGGGAAAGCCACTCGCGCACCCTGA
- a CDS encoding MFS transporter, with the protein MSSVLSPSTAARTTTPRVGMAIFALAMGGVGIGVTEFTMMGLLKEVEQGLGISTPEAGHLISAYALGVVVGAPLLAAVGAKLPRKSLALGLLLFFTVANLTSFMAPDYGSMLVSRFAAGLPHGAFFGVAAVIAASLVPPTRRGWAISMVMAGLSVSNVVGVPFATWLGQTFGWRLLFVLVGAIGLVALLMVWKFVPFQAAHPDASIRRELGALKRLQVWLALLVGIVGFGGFFATYTYIAHTMTAVAGIPPGLLPLVVALYGLGMVAGNIVGGRLADKSVMGTLHRVLPAIAVALVVYAVAAHWPWSAMVMVFVVGASGSMLIPALQTRLLDASPDAPSLASSLNHAALNVANALGAFLGGLVIALGWGFVAPALVGAVLAVLGFGVALLSGLLERKRPLAA; encoded by the coding sequence ATGAGCAGCGTCCTCTCCCCGTCCACGGCAGCCCGCACCACGACTCCCCGCGTCGGCATGGCCATCTTTGCGCTGGCCATGGGTGGCGTGGGCATCGGCGTCACCGAGTTCACCATGATGGGCCTGCTCAAGGAAGTGGAGCAGGGCCTTGGGATCAGCACCCCTGAAGCCGGGCACCTGATCTCCGCGTACGCGCTGGGAGTGGTGGTCGGGGCTCCGCTGCTGGCCGCCGTCGGCGCCAAACTGCCCCGCAAGAGCCTGGCCCTGGGCCTGCTGCTGTTCTTCACGGTGGCCAATCTGACCTCATTCATGGCCCCCGACTACGGGTCGATGCTCGTGTCCCGCTTTGCCGCCGGGCTGCCCCACGGGGCGTTCTTCGGAGTTGCCGCCGTGATCGCTGCATCCTTGGTGCCCCCCACCCGGCGGGGCTGGGCCATCTCCATGGTCATGGCCGGCCTCAGCGTCTCCAACGTGGTGGGCGTACCGTTCGCCACGTGGCTGGGCCAGACTTTCGGCTGGCGCCTGCTGTTTGTCCTGGTGGGCGCCATCGGCCTGGTGGCACTGCTCATGGTGTGGAAGTTTGTCCCGTTCCAGGCCGCGCACCCTGACGCGAGCATCCGCCGTGAACTCGGCGCCCTCAAGCGGCTCCAGGTCTGGCTGGCCCTCCTGGTGGGCATCGTCGGCTTCGGCGGCTTCTTCGCCACCTACACCTACATCGCGCACACCATGACGGCTGTTGCCGGCATCCCGCCGGGGCTGCTCCCCCTGGTGGTGGCTCTCTACGGGTTGGGCATGGTGGCCGGAAACATCGTGGGGGGCAGGCTGGCCGACAAATCCGTGATGGGCACGCTCCACCGCGTCCTCCCGGCCATTGCCGTGGCCCTGGTGGTTTACGCGGTGGCAGCCCACTGGCCGTGGAGCGCCATGGTGATGGTGTTCGTGGTGGGCGCCTCCGGCTCCATGCTGATCCCGGCACTCCAGACCCGCCTCCTCGACGCCTCGCCCGACGCACCGTCGCTGGCATCGTCCCTCAACCATGCCGCGCTGAACGTTGCCAACGCACTCGGCGCATTCCTCGGGGGGCTTGTCATTGCGCTCGGGTGGGGCTTCGTCGCCCCCGCGCTGGTGGGCGCTGTCCTTGCGGTCCTCGGCTTCGGCGTCGCCCTGCTCAGCGGACTGCTGGAACGCAAAAGGCCGCTCGCTGCCTGA
- a CDS encoding (deoxy)nucleoside triphosphate pyrophosphohydrolase has protein sequence MTGLIQVVGGAVVDTLANPGALLVARRSAPEHLAGLWEFPGGKVEPGEAPEAALVRELAEELGIGVRLGAELPAETPAGWRLNDRASMRVWFAEVASGEPAPLEDHDELRWIRLEDHAAVLGLPWIPADYPIVHALLDSVSALVPQSPVEDRPAGGANAKTG, from the coding sequence GTGACTGGACTGATACAGGTGGTTGGCGGGGCAGTAGTGGATACGCTGGCCAATCCGGGGGCGTTGCTGGTGGCACGGCGGAGCGCTCCGGAGCATTTGGCCGGGCTGTGGGAGTTCCCGGGCGGCAAGGTGGAACCCGGTGAGGCTCCCGAAGCGGCGCTGGTGCGCGAACTGGCCGAGGAGCTGGGAATCGGCGTGCGGCTGGGAGCAGAGCTGCCGGCGGAAACCCCGGCCGGCTGGCGCCTCAACGACCGGGCCAGCATGAGGGTGTGGTTCGCCGAGGTGGCCAGTGGCGAACCCGCGCCGCTTGAAGACCATGACGAACTGCGCTGGATCCGGCTGGAGGACCACGCCGCTGTCCTTGGCCTGCCTTGGATACCGGCCGACTATCCGATTGTGCACGCACTCCTGGACTCTGTGTCGGCGCTGGTGCCGCAGTCCCCGGTAGAGGACCGGCCTGCAGGCGGGGCCAACGCCAAAACCGGCTAA
- a CDS encoding Rv2578c family radical SAM protein, translating to MRWEAQALVPTPDAAGGPGPALLPLAGLVRSVTTPEFAGITFHEVTAKSVLNRVPAGSKMPFEWTVNPYRGCSHACVYCFARKSHTYLDFDAGMDFDSQVVVKVNAAEVLRKELNKASWTRQQVALGTNTDPYQRAEGRYRLMPGIINALAESGTPLSILTKGTLLARDIPLLKRAAAQVPVGLGISLAMTDEALSEAIEPGTPGPRARLKLVSRLREAGLPCGVMAMPILPWLSDSDEALDALFASLAAAGATGVTAGALYLKPGTREWFMKWIAANHPELAGRYRRLYGTGSYASKEYRTWLAGKVRYFKARYGFTHSSGFSHRDLDDPRAEEAAYPAGSIPTAVPGGPLAGSPAMTSSVSGTAVQDSLF from the coding sequence ATGAGATGGGAAGCGCAAGCACTGGTGCCCACGCCGGATGCCGCAGGAGGACCCGGCCCCGCGCTGCTTCCGCTTGCCGGTCTGGTCCGGTCCGTCACCACCCCCGAGTTCGCCGGGATCACGTTCCACGAGGTCACCGCAAAATCTGTGCTCAACAGGGTCCCGGCGGGATCGAAGATGCCTTTCGAGTGGACAGTGAATCCCTACCGCGGCTGCAGCCACGCCTGCGTCTACTGCTTTGCCCGCAAGAGCCACACCTACCTGGACTTCGACGCCGGCATGGACTTCGACAGCCAGGTGGTGGTGAAGGTCAACGCCGCGGAAGTCCTCCGGAAGGAACTTAACAAGGCCTCCTGGACGCGCCAGCAGGTGGCGCTGGGCACCAACACCGACCCCTACCAGCGGGCCGAGGGCAGGTACCGCCTCATGCCTGGCATCATCAATGCCCTGGCGGAATCCGGCACTCCCCTGTCCATCCTCACCAAGGGGACCCTGCTGGCACGTGACATTCCCTTGCTCAAGCGCGCCGCTGCCCAGGTACCCGTGGGACTTGGCATCTCCCTGGCCATGACCGACGAAGCTCTCTCCGAGGCCATCGAACCCGGCACTCCCGGGCCCCGGGCCCGCCTCAAACTGGTGTCCCGGCTGCGCGAGGCAGGCCTGCCCTGCGGCGTGATGGCCATGCCCATCCTGCCGTGGCTCTCCGACAGCGACGAAGCCCTGGATGCCCTGTTCGCTTCCCTGGCCGCCGCCGGAGCAACCGGCGTCACCGCCGGCGCCCTGTACCTGAAGCCGGGCACCAGGGAATGGTTCATGAAGTGGATCGCCGCCAACCATCCTGAACTGGCCGGGCGCTACCGGCGGCTCTACGGCACCGGTTCCTATGCATCCAAGGAGTACCGGACGTGGCTTGCGGGCAAGGTCCGCTACTTCAAGGCCCGCTACGGCTTTACGCACTCCTCCGGCTTCAGCCACAGGGACCTTGACGATCCACGGGCCGAGGAAGCGGCGTACCCGGCGGGGAGCATTCCCACCGCGGTTCCCGGCGGACCCCTTGCAGGCTCCCCCGCGATGACTTCTTCGGTGTCCGGGACAGCCGTGCAGGATTCCCTCTTTTAG
- a CDS encoding SIMPL domain-containing protein has protein sequence MTGRDPQASRDPGTITVTGTGWAEAAPDLMLVSIGVECRAESVVEAYAAAGKDLAAVGSALRSRGVGPDDIRSAGLAVRADLAWRDGEGQRLVGYIASSSLAVRLRDPGSAAATVSAAVHTAGDNVRLNSLQLVLSDDSGVRAQARDAAWQDALSSAAQYAALASAGLGSVLSVTDQRPAPGPVPLAGLQRASATEGPQVELGLNRVEAAVTVTWELLP, from the coding sequence GTGACGGGCCGCGACCCCCAGGCCAGCCGGGATCCGGGGACCATCACCGTCACGGGGACCGGATGGGCGGAAGCCGCACCGGACCTGATGCTTGTCTCCATAGGTGTCGAGTGCCGCGCCGAATCGGTCGTTGAAGCTTACGCGGCAGCAGGCAAGGACCTGGCGGCAGTTGGCTCGGCCCTCCGCAGCCGGGGTGTTGGGCCGGACGATATCCGCTCGGCCGGCCTTGCTGTCCGCGCCGACCTCGCCTGGCGGGACGGTGAAGGCCAGCGGCTTGTGGGCTACATAGCCTCCAGCAGCCTCGCGGTCAGGCTGCGGGACCCAGGCAGCGCGGCCGCCACCGTTTCCGCAGCCGTCCACACGGCCGGGGACAATGTCCGCCTCAACAGCCTGCAGCTGGTCCTTTCGGACGACTCGGGGGTCCGGGCACAGGCCCGTGACGCTGCATGGCAGGACGCGCTCAGTTCCGCTGCGCAGTATGCCGCATTGGCCTCGGCCGGCCTGGGCAGTGTCCTGTCCGTCACCGACCAGCGCCCGGCCCCGGGACCGGTGCCGCTTGCCGGTTTGCAGCGGGCATCCGCCACGGAAGGGCCACAGGTTGAATTGGGCCTGAACCGGGTGGAGGCAGCCGTCACCGTCACCTGGGAGCTGCTGCCCTAG
- the pheS gene encoding phenylalanine--tRNA ligase subunit alpha has protein sequence MTETLPGAAIPNPTDEAAINAAVDQAITAIAGAATLDELKAVRLAHSGEKSPLSLANREIGRLPKDQKALAGKLMGASRGRVNKALAERAEVLEAENDARILVEETVDVTAAPRRRRAGARHPLSTLQDRVADIFVGMGWEIAEGPEVESEWFNFDALNFKPDHPAREMQDTFFVEPPEAHLLMRTHTSPVQVRSMLEREVPIYVLCPGKVFRTDELDATHTPVFHQFEGLAIDKGLSMADLLGTLEHFTRQMFGEEAKVRLRPNYFPFTEPSAELDIFHPGAKGGPRWIEWGGCGMVNPNVLRAAGIDPDVYSGFAFGMGIERALMFRNEVADMHDMIEGDVRFSEHFGMEI, from the coding sequence ATGACTGAAACTTTGCCGGGCGCCGCCATCCCGAACCCCACGGATGAGGCCGCCATCAACGCCGCTGTAGACCAGGCCATCACCGCCATCGCCGGTGCGGCCACCCTTGACGAGCTGAAGGCGGTACGCCTGGCCCACAGCGGCGAGAAATCCCCGCTCAGCCTTGCCAACCGCGAAATCGGCCGGTTGCCCAAGGACCAGAAGGCGCTCGCCGGAAAGCTCATGGGTGCCTCCCGCGGCCGGGTCAACAAGGCGCTCGCCGAGCGCGCCGAAGTGCTCGAAGCCGAGAACGACGCCCGGATCCTGGTCGAGGAAACCGTTGACGTCACCGCCGCCCCCCGCCGCCGCCGCGCCGGTGCGCGCCACCCGCTGTCCACCCTGCAGGACCGCGTCGCGGACATCTTCGTGGGCATGGGCTGGGAGATCGCCGAAGGCCCCGAAGTGGAATCCGAATGGTTCAACTTCGACGCCCTGAACTTCAAGCCCGACCACCCGGCCCGCGAAATGCAGGACACCTTCTTCGTGGAGCCGCCCGAAGCCCACCTGCTGATGCGCACGCACACCTCCCCGGTGCAGGTCCGCTCCATGCTGGAGCGCGAAGTTCCCATCTACGTGCTCTGCCCGGGCAAGGTGTTCCGCACCGATGAACTGGACGCCACCCACACCCCGGTGTTCCACCAGTTCGAAGGCCTGGCCATCGACAAGGGCCTGTCCATGGCGGACCTGCTCGGCACCCTGGAGCACTTCACCCGCCAGATGTTCGGTGAGGAGGCAAAGGTCCGCTTGCGGCCCAACTACTTCCCGTTCACCGAGCCGTCCGCCGAGCTGGACATCTTCCACCCCGGCGCCAAGGGCGGCCCGCGCTGGATCGAGTGGGGCGGCTGCGGCATGGTCAACCCCAACGTCCTGCGCGCCGCCGGCATCGATCCGGACGTCTATTCAGGTTTTGCCTTCGGCATGGGCATCGAGCGTGCCCTCATGTTCCGCAACGAGGTTGCCGACATGCACGACATGATCGAAGGCGATGTACGGTTCAGCGAGCACTTCGGGATGGAGATCTAA